The proteins below come from a single candidate division WOR-3 bacterium genomic window:
- a CDS encoding 4-hydroxythreonine-4-phosphate dehydrogenase PdxA gives MLGITIGDPSGIGPEITLKSLVALAQRSSIRVVKNFIIIGNRALLTREYKKFIPRKIKFNFDELIIADAFEDFIFRYGRVQKECGIASILELNFATYLLKTKQISGLITAPVCKQALQLAGFPFAGQTEYFATEFGVKDYGMLIWTRPLKIILATIHLPLRDVSQYLTVENIYQKILLLNNFLKTQEKLPYPRIGILAFNPHGFEFSRGEEAQILQAIKKARRQKIRVEGPIPADSAFSFSKHQYDGYVAMYHDQALLASKLLAKGVGVNLTVGLPFIRTAPLHGVAFDIAGLGVAQIDCMLMAINLAKRLIS, from the coding sequence ATGCTTGGCATTACTATTGGTGATCCCTCAGGGATTGGACCAGAAATCACCCTAAAAAGTCTTGTGGCCTTAGCCCAACGCTCTAGTATCCGGGTAGTTAAAAATTTTATAATAATCGGTAATCGCGCATTATTAACAAGAGAATATAAAAAATTTATCCCTAGGAAAATAAAATTTAATTTCGATGAGCTTATAATTGCTGATGCCTTTGAGGATTTTATTTTTCGTTATGGCCGGGTTCAAAAAGAATGTGGGATCGCCAGTATACTTGAGCTTAACTTTGCAACTTATTTATTAAAAACTAAACAGATCTCAGGCCTCATTACTGCTCCGGTCTGTAAGCAAGCCTTACAACTGGCTGGTTTCCCGTTTGCTGGACAAACTGAGTATTTTGCCACCGAGTTCGGGGTAAAAGATTACGGAATGCTTATTTGGACTAGACCGTTAAAGATTATTTTGGCTACAATCCATTTGCCCCTGAGGGATGTTTCTCAGTATCTAACCGTAGAAAATATTTATCAAAAGATTCTACTATTAAATAATTTTTTAAAGACTCAAGAAAAGCTCCCTTATCCGCGCATTGGGATTTTAGCCTTTAATCCCCATGGCTTTGAGTTCAGTCGCGGTGAAGAAGCTCAAATTCTACAAGCGATAAAAAAAGCCCGCAGGCAAAAAATTCGGGTTGAAGGTCCAATACCTGCGGATAGTGCTTTTAGTTTTAGTAAACACCAATACGACGGTTATGTGGCAATGTATCACGACCAAGCTCTTCTGGCTAGTAAATTACTAGCTAAAGGTGTTGGCGTCAATCTAACCGTAGGTTTGCCATTTATCCGCACCGCACCGCTCCATGGGGTAGCCTTTGATATCGCTGGTTTGGGCGTGGCTCAGATTGACTGTATGCTAATGGCCATCAATTTAGCTAAACGCTTAATCTCATAA
- a CDS encoding glycosyltransferase family 4 protein produces the protein MRILIINWRCIKNPLAGGAEIYLQEIFKRLVARGYAVCQLATKYPGAQDEETIDGIKIIRIGTPNTFNFAVYRELPHILEAENFDLVIDDLNKIPFYSPWLTKKPVLALMMHLFRGSIFKEVPFPLASYVYLTESLIPLCYKNNYFGALSESSKQDLIKMGIRAEKISVIPPGIDLTRYKPDLSLKTEKLILHVGRLKRYKSIEHLLYATKELSKKRDDFQVVIVGTGDDETRLKKLTMNLGVQRLVNFTGYVSEEEKLRYYQKATVLVENSIKEGWGMIVIEANACGTPVIAARSPGLTDAVCEGVSGYLYEYGNICELTEKLELLLDNETLNRQLGSNAITWAQRFSWDNAAQAMESLINKALGT, from the coding sequence ATGCGAATTTTAATCATTAACTGGCGCTGTATCAAAAATCCCCTTGCTGGTGGTGCTGAAATCTATCTGCAAGAGATCTTTAAGCGGCTTGTCGCTCGGGGTTACGCGGTATGCCAACTAGCCACTAAATACCCGGGAGCCCAGGACGAGGAAACGATTGATGGGATTAAGATCATAAGAATTGGCACTCCGAACACCTTTAATTTTGCGGTGTATCGCGAGCTTCCCCATATTTTAGAAGCAGAGAATTTTGATTTAGTAATCGACGACTTAAATAAAATTCCTTTCTATAGTCCCTGGCTTACTAAAAAACCGGTGCTGGCCTTAATGATGCATCTTTTTCGGGGAAGTATCTTTAAGGAAGTTCCCTTTCCCTTAGCTAGCTATGTGTATCTGACAGAAAGCTTAATCCCTTTATGTTATAAAAATAATTATTTTGGCGCCCTTTCTGAGAGTTCAAAACAGGACTTAATAAAAATGGGCATTCGCGCTGAAAAAATATCTGTAATTCCCCCGGGCATTGACTTAACCCGATACAAACCAGATCTGAGTCTGAAAACCGAAAAGCTTATTTTGCATGTTGGTCGACTCAAACGCTATAAATCAATCGAACATTTACTGTATGCCACTAAAGAACTCTCAAAAAAACGAGATGACTTCCAAGTAGTAATTGTTGGCACCGGTGATGATGAAACAAGACTTAAGAAACTCACCATGAATTTAGGCGTTCAACGTCTGGTAAATTTTACTGGATATGTTAGTGAAGAGGAAAAACTTCGTTATTATCAAAAAGCTACCGTGCTGGTGGAAAATTCAATAAAAGAAGGCTGGGGCATGATCGTGATCGAAGCCAACGCTTGCGGCACACCGGTAATTGCGGCGCGCAGTCCTGGACTCACTGATGCCGTTTGCGAGGGGGTTAGCGGCTATCTTTATGAATACGGGAACATTTGCGAACTTACCGAAAAGCTTGAGCTATTATTAGATAACGAGACACTTAATCGCCAGTTAGGATCAAATGCCATTACTTGGGCGCAACGCTTTAGCTGGGATAATGCCGCCCAAGCCATGGAAAGCTTAATTAATAAGGCCTTAGGAACGTAA
- a CDS encoding glutamine synthetase beta-grasp domain-containing protein: MAKQPMAYQYVDLKYVDLLGKLRHVTFPAEHLTLAKTVGIGFDSSSLRGFKKTQKSDMVLLLRKTQTGFIDPFFPVPTISFFADIYYNDRKTRYERDPRYILEKATQKLQEELKVDKVLFLAELEFYVFDKFELSYQETGCFYQFTSQEKESRLFGAYHATAPTDLYAEDRTKLSELLKSCGIGVKYHHHEGGELGQMEIETTFAPALQTADHITLAKYLIRNYFHRQNKSVTFMPKPFKNRAGSGMHVHHLIEKAGQSVFKGKGNTLSPLGEKYVAGILAHIPAISAFANPTTNSYKRLTGGFETPEDAKIGISDRTSAIRIPGYAQARMPIEYRVGDATANPYLALAAIILAGLDGIRRNGQLSPSYVPSSLADSLASLEADREFLTADGIFPKELIEFWIEFKTKEITEIETTPHPLEYLYCFEL, translated from the coding sequence ATGGCCAAGCAACCAATGGCTTATCAGTATGTAGACTTAAAGTATGTGGACCTATTGGGTAAACTGCGTCATGTAACTTTTCCGGCTGAACATCTAACGCTGGCCAAAACCGTGGGTATCGGTTTTGATTCTTCTTCTTTACGGGGGTTTAAAAAAACCCAGAAAAGCGATATGGTTTTACTGTTACGAAAAACGCAAACCGGTTTTATTGATCCGTTCTTTCCGGTCCCGACAATATCATTTTTTGCCGATATTTATTATAACGATCGCAAAACCCGCTATGAACGGGACCCACGATATATTTTAGAGAAAGCTACCCAAAAGTTACAAGAGGAGCTTAAAGTTGATAAGGTGCTTTTTTTGGCTGAGCTCGAGTTTTATGTGTTCGATAAATTTGAGCTATCTTATCAGGAGACCGGTTGTTTTTATCAATTCACCTCACAAGAAAAAGAATCGCGGCTTTTCGGTGCCTATCACGCTACAGCACCAACTGATCTTTATGCCGAAGACCGCACCAAACTTTCTGAGCTGCTCAAATCTTGCGGCATTGGTGTGAAATATCACCATCACGAAGGTGGGGAACTTGGCCAGATGGAGATTGAGACCACTTTTGCCCCGGCCTTACAGACCGCCGATCATATCACCCTGGCGAAGTACCTGATTCGCAATTACTTTCATCGTCAGAACAAATCTGTTACTTTTATGCCCAAACCATTTAAGAATCGAGCCGGCTCCGGCATGCATGTGCACCATCTAATCGAAAAAGCTGGTCAGTCGGTATTTAAGGGAAAAGGAAACACCCTATCACCTTTAGGCGAAAAGTATGTCGCAGGCATTTTGGCTCATATTCCGGCAATCTCAGCATTTGCCAATCCGACCACTAACTCTTATAAACGACTTACTGGTGGCTTTGAAACTCCAGAGGATGCCAAAATCGGCATAAGCGACCGAACCTCAGCCATCAGAATTCCTGGTTATGCCCAAGCCCGCATGCCTATAGAATATCGGGTTGGCGATGCCACGGCGAATCCTTATTTGGCCCTCGCAGCCATTATTTTAGCCGGCCTTGACGGTATCCGCCGGAATGGCCAACTAAGCCCAAGTTATGTGCCAAGCTCGCTTGCGGATAGCCTTGCCAGTCTGGAAGCTGACCGGGAATTTTTAACCGCAGACGGTATTTTCCCTAAAGAACTTATTGAGTTCTGGATTGAGTTTAAGACCAAAGAGATTACGGAAATCGAAACTACACCCCATCCCTTAGAGTACCTTTACTGTTTTGAGTTGTAG
- a CDS encoding DMT family transporter, whose protein sequence is MSRLKIIALVSFGVFTLSFAAIIIRLAAAPSIVLAAGRMLVASIVLQPIFFKNFSSRLQELKKTQWWLVIVAGIFLAWHFLLWIESLGHTSVPSSVVLVTTDPIFVALLSPLVLSERISPKVLIGIILGIVGVLLISGASLSSLSKSYGNVLALMAAFCTACYLMIGRKVRPQLSLLSYIYVMYTTAAVVLFIIMLLMGKSFLGLSFRTYLFIILLGLGPQLIGHTSFNWALRYLATPVVAMLILGEPIGSTILSWLILQEPPSRAEILGGLIICLGIYIAVSDSKV, encoded by the coding sequence ATGTCCCGGTTAAAAATTATTGCTCTGGTTAGTTTTGGAGTCTTTACCTTGTCTTTTGCAGCAATTATTATCCGCTTAGCTGCTGCCCCAAGTATTGTGCTGGCCGCCGGTCGGATGCTTGTGGCTTCAATAGTATTACAGCCGATATTTTTTAAAAACTTCTCAAGTCGACTTCAGGAACTAAAAAAGACCCAATGGTGGTTAGTAATCGTAGCAGGTATCTTTTTAGCTTGGCATTTTCTTTTATGGATTGAGTCTTTAGGCCACACCTCGGTGCCCAGCTCGGTAGTGTTAGTAACTACAGATCCAATCTTTGTGGCCCTACTTTCGCCCTTAGTTCTTTCTGAACGAATCTCCCCGAAGGTCCTTATCGGAATTATCTTAGGCATCGTCGGAGTGCTATTAATCTCAGGCGCTAGTTTGAGTTCGTTGTCTAAAAGTTATGGCAATGTTTTAGCCTTAATGGCCGCCTTCTGCACCGCATGTTACTTGATGATCGGCCGTAAGGTCCGTCCCCAACTTTCTTTGCTATCTTATATTTATGTAATGTATACGACCGCGGCCGTAGTTCTCTTTATCATTATGCTCTTGATGGGTAAAAGTTTTTTAGGTCTATCCTTCCGGACTTATTTATTTATTATCCTATTAGGACTTGGACCACAGTTAATCGGCCATACCAGTTTTAACTGGGCTTTGCGCTATCTGGCAACACCGGTGGTCGCAATGCTGATTTTAGGTGAACCAATCGGCAGCACTATCTTATCTTGGCTGATCTTACAGGAGCCACCAAGCCGGGCCGAAATTCTGGGCGGCTTAATTATCTGCTTAGGCATCTATATTGCTGTCTCAGATTCAAAAGTATAA
- a CDS encoding ABC transporter permease yields the protein MSFKQQYQIVVGEFKKSVKIWLAYPILLVFWVIAPLMWLLPFIFQGKALVGGMQSEAFRNLTGSPNYLPFVLIGAMVSTYIFSGLWGVGNALREETYWGTLEYIIASPSSPILVLLGKTLAEFLYASVNVGLQALLATLFLGLNLTVTKILPVLIIVLLLVIGFYGFAIAFAGLTLLIKEAHGWVHTIEWIFYLFSPIRYPVEVSPITKTLSALIPLTYALVAIRTIILLNKSLVDLQKIILVLLIMDVILIVSGYLIFRASERRTKIAGTLSQY from the coding sequence ATGAGTTTTAAACAGCAGTATCAAATTGTTGTTGGTGAGTTTAAAAAAAGTGTAAAAATTTGGTTAGCTTATCCGATTCTTTTAGTATTCTGGGTAATCGCGCCCTTGATGTGGCTTTTGCCGTTTATCTTTCAGGGTAAAGCCTTAGTTGGTGGTATGCAAAGCGAAGCCTTTCGCAATCTTACTGGTTCACCCAATTACTTACCATTCGTGTTAATTGGGGCTATGGTCTCCACTTATATTTTTTCCGGGCTTTGGGGTGTAGGTAACGCCTTACGAGAAGAAACTTATTGGGGAACCTTGGAATATATTATCGCATCACCGTCAAGTCCAATTCTTGTGCTGTTAGGTAAAACCTTAGCTGAGTTTCTTTATGCCTCAGTTAATGTCGGACTTCAGGCACTACTAGCAACACTGTTTTTAGGTCTTAATTTAACGGTAACTAAAATTCTTCCCGTGCTTATTATCGTGCTATTATTAGTCATCGGGTTTTACGGTTTTGCCATCGCTTTTGCGGGACTAACCTTATTGATTAAAGAAGCCCATGGTTGGGTTCATACAATTGAATGGATCTTTTATCTTTTCTCGCCGATTCGTTATCCGGTTGAGGTTAGTCCAATCACCAAAACCCTCTCGGCTTTGATTCCACTAACTTATGCCTTGGTGGCAATCCGGACTATTATTTTATTAAATAAAAGTTTAGTAGATCTTCAGAAGATAATTCTTGTGCTTTTGATAATGGATGTGATCCTTATCGTTAGCGGCTATCTAATTTTTAGAGCGTCGGAGCGACGCACCAAAATTGCTGGAACTTTATCGCAATATTAG
- a CDS encoding ABC transporter ATP-binding protein: protein MSYAIEVNNVTKKFKRGSGLKKREIVAVDRASFEIQEGEIFGLLGPNGAGKTTLVRCIATLLIPDDGTIKIMGKDVLKYPLFCRRQIGLLTSGERTLYWKLSAKENLEFFAALYGLDKQETKKRIEYLMELLGLKEVQNERVEKYSSGMKQKVSLARALIHDPKVLLLDEPTLGLDPQFARFLRDFIKKVLNQEEKKTILLTTHYMEEADELCNRIAFINQGRIVDCKTPDEYKRDLPHSEVLEIKTSLIIDPKELEDRLAKLPTVEKVNITIQNNTCNIKIILPRAEQVLSEVIIEVQKFAKILAIDVNEPTLEDVFIYITGRRLTESAKENSDLE from the coding sequence ATGTCATACGCAATTGAAGTTAATAATGTGACTAAAAAATTTAAACGAGGCTCTGGGCTAAAAAAACGCGAGATCGTAGCGGTAGACCGAGCATCGTTTGAAATCCAGGAGGGTGAAATTTTTGGACTCTTGGGACCTAATGGGGCTGGGAAGACTACGCTGGTGCGATGTATTGCTACTCTCTTGATTCCTGATGACGGCACGATAAAAATTATGGGCAAGGATGTGTTAAAATATCCCTTGTTTTGCCGGCGCCAAATTGGGCTACTGACTAGTGGCGAACGAACCCTATACTGGAAGCTTTCGGCTAAAGAAAACTTGGAATTTTTTGCTGCCTTATATGGATTAGATAAACAGGAAACCAAAAAGCGCATTGAATACTTAATGGAACTTTTGGGCCTAAAAGAGGTCCAAAACGAACGGGTTGAAAAGTATTCCTCAGGCATGAAGCAGAAAGTCTCTCTAGCCCGGGCTTTAATTCATGACCCTAAAGTCTTGCTATTAGATGAGCCGACTTTAGGGCTTGATCCTCAATTTGCCCGGTTCCTTCGGGACTTTATCAAAAAGGTCTTAAACCAAGAAGAAAAAAAGACAATTCTTTTAACCACGCATTATATGGAAGAAGCCGATGAACTTTGTAACCGGATCGCCTTTATCAATCAAGGTCGAATTGTGGATTGCAAGACCCCCGATGAATATAAACGCGACCTGCCACATAGCGAGGTTTTAGAAATTAAAACCAGCTTAATTATTGATCCCAAAGAATTAGAAGACAGACTAGCTAAATTACCGACCGTAGAGAAAGTAAACATTACAATTCAAAATAATACTTGTAATATTAAGATAATCCTACCCCGAGCCGAACAAGTGCTTTCTGAAGTAATTATCGAGGTCCAAAAGTTTGCTAAAATCTTAGCCATCGATGTCAACGAACCGACCTTAGAGGATGTGTTTATTTATATCACTGGCCGAAGGTTAACTGAAAGTGCTAAAGAAAACTCAGATTTAGAATAA
- a CDS encoding ABC transporter permease, whose translation MNRSVRNLWRKTKHYLRVIWLENLKEWQVELTYKPDFIRGLIDPLVYALPYLLYGVALVGGRTSDNLNKLVGTNDLITFVTLGYIFVGFLNMALWAMGFALRKEQYWGTLEAVFAAPVPRWVFALGMALHSTLHQGLMIFLQIIVINLIFKLTIHPQGILPSLVVIGLMLIALYGFGLMIASLTLILKQGWLVSEALSGIMMIITPIAYPLSVLPVFMQKAAMFLPTTYGVMTVRHFLIGERLGFSLWTSFFRLIILGIFWVGVGILIFEIIDRRTRRSGTIAHY comes from the coding sequence ATGAATAGATCCGTAAGAAACTTATGGCGCAAAACTAAACATTATCTTCGAGTGATTTGGCTTGAAAACTTAAAAGAGTGGCAGGTTGAACTTACCTATAAACCAGATTTTATCCGGGGACTCATCGATCCTTTGGTCTACGCCTTGCCGTATCTTTTATATGGTGTTGCCTTAGTTGGCGGTCGAACTTCGGATAATCTCAATAAACTGGTAGGTACGAATGACTTAATCACTTTTGTAACCTTAGGCTATATCTTTGTAGGCTTCTTGAATATGGCTTTGTGGGCCATGGGTTTTGCCTTAAGAAAAGAACAATATTGGGGCACTTTAGAAGCAGTCTTTGCGGCACCGGTGCCACGGTGGGTTTTTGCCTTGGGCATGGCCCTACACTCGACATTGCATCAAGGGCTAATGATCTTTCTTCAGATCATTGTAATTAACTTAATTTTTAAGCTCACGATCCATCCGCAGGGAATCTTGCCCTCACTTGTAGTAATTGGCTTAATGCTGATTGCCCTTTATGGGTTTGGACTAATGATTGCTAGTTTGACCCTAATTCTTAAGCAAGGTTGGTTGGTCTCGGAAGCCCTTTCGGGCATTATGATGATTATCACACCGATTGCGTATCCGCTCTCGGTACTACCAGTTTTTATGCAAAAGGCGGCAATGTTTCTCCCAACAACTTATGGGGTGATGACCGTGCGTCACTTTCTTATTGGTGAGCGCCTCGGCTTTTCCTTGTGGACTTCTTTTTTTAGACTCATCATCTTAGGGATATTTTGGGTTGGGGTCGGCATCTTAATCTTCGAAATTATTGACCGCCGGACTAGACGCAGCGGCACAATTGCCCACTATTAA